Proteins encoded within one genomic window of Alteribacter populi:
- a CDS encoding YlmC/YmxH family sporulation protein, with amino-acid sequence MRLSEISNKEIIDFHKGERLGVLGQTDLVIDENTGQIQAFVIPTLKWFGLGKKDKEVTVYWNQIKKIGTDMIIIDVQH; translated from the coding sequence ATGCGCCTTAGTGAGATTAGTAACAAAGAAATTATCGATTTTCATAAAGGAGAACGCCTCGGTGTCCTCGGTCAGACCGACCTAGTGATTGACGAAAATACAGGGCAAATACAAGCCTTTGTCATTCCGACACTCAAATGGTTTGGACTTGGAAAAAAAGATAAGGAAGTCACGGTGTACTGGAATCAAATAAAAAAAATCGGCACAGATATGATTATTATCGACGTTCAACATTGA